One Gadus chalcogrammus isolate NIFS_2021 chromosome 7, NIFS_Gcha_1.0, whole genome shotgun sequence genomic window, TAACCTTAAAAGTGATTACATACTGCTCACCTAGAAGGACGAAGGTGAACTCCCATTGCGCAGCACTGAGCGTCTCCAGAAACAGTTTCCACTGAGTTTTTTCTTGCTTCATGATGGCAACCTGCAGGCCATCCAATGAGCAGTACTCATATTGTTTTTGTTACTCACTTGCATTGTATTACAAGCGAGTTCAATGTAATAGTGCAAAGGGAATGTGAGTTATCTTAACGAAGATAACAGCTTTGATATGACATTGCGCATCACTGAACTGGACTTGGGTAAAGGTCGGAAACAAAGGCTTCAAATAAAGACCATCAAATTAACACATATACTGCATCCCAATACTTCTTCCCTGAAACAGCCTGTGGATCATTCAAGATATTTTTGAAGAAGTATTGGTCTGTGGATATATATAATTGGGAACACCTTAATGTCTAGGACTACTGCATGTACATAGAACAGAATACATAAGGCTAAACATATGCATACAAAATTATGAATTATTAACTAACATAACTTTTCTATGACTGAGCAGTTCATAAGACAAAACAACTTGACATATGTTTTCTTTACCTTAGGGGACGTTTGAGATGATCACGGTGGACAGTAGTTCACAAGTGCAGGCTGAGCACAATGACAGGGTGTGCACTTTGAGCAGATCAAATGAGCTCCTGATAACCGATCCACTCGCCCCTTCTTCAGCATTTACAAATAAATTCCTCATTATGACAAACATATACAAAGTGTTTGTAACTATCACAGGCCTCAACGCAATATGTCCTAGGTTGTACAGCTTACAAAATGTTCAGACCCACAAGGACTCCCTTTTcagcatttttctttttaaaattcTCTATCAACAAATGGTCTGAGAAAAGGAAATAATAACTTCCTTTGTTCCAAGTGCCCTACCCAGTTGCTTGCTCAAAAACTATGACTGGCATAAATGTGCAAAACTGTAAATGACGATACTTGTTCCTATCAGGATTAAACTGTTAAATATTATAACACGTAgcataatcataatcataatcttCCGTCGCATATAAGATCTGTATAAGTGATCTAGTGATCCAAGTAATATTAtaatcttaaaaaaaagaaggtaatCATCTGGTAGATAGGGTTAAGGTTAAATGACTGTGATAAGTAAACACTGTAAATCTGACAAGGGACAAGTTCTGATACAAATATAAAGCGCGGACTCACTCACAATGTTAAACCCAGACCCGGCAGCGGGCTGGTCCTGCTCTCTTTCCGGGTTCCAGAGTAGGGGGCGTTTCTGTCTCTACAGGCCATGTGCAGACCCAGTCATGTGACACAAGGgtggagaaaaacacaaaaatgagcGTGTAGCAATAACTTTTTTTAGATTACAGTCGAAAAATATTGCATATAAGTCAAagataaaatattttatattatattatattgtaatattataatatacataggctataggcctatataatatatatattatattaaatatatatttaattaaatatttaataaCATTTTAGTAAAGCATTAATGCCCTTCGTAgcttacaaataaataaataaataataaagtatgGATGGTGTAACAAAAGGGTGTTTGAATGACAGTGCGAGCGTCGTTATCGGCCGTGGTAGCCTGCCATTCCACAAGCAGATGGAATATAACGTTGACATTTACCTGTTATTGTCAACCTGAATGCAGTAGGCTCCAATCCACCTAcaattctttgtgtgtgtgtgggtatgtgtgtgtgtgtgtgtatgcgtgtgtgtgtgtgtgtgtgtgtgtgtgtgtgtgtgtgtgtgtgtgtgtgtgtgtgtgtgtgtgtgtgtgtgtgtgtgagcgatcTTCACTCATTATTTTCTCATCCAGGCCATTTAAAATCGTGCTTGAACGCACTGGGATTATAGATCAACGTTGATCTCCAGAGGTTGTTATCCAGGATCCTATTTAAACCCCTCTGTTCTGTGTTGTTTAGACACCGGAGCATTCATCCACTTTATGTGTCTGTTGATCCGATATCGATTGTACACTTTTCTCATCCCAGTCCCCCTGGCTCGGTCTCTGCTTAATGACTTCCAATGTTCTCTAGGTGTGATGGGCCCCAACACGCCGTTTCCCCCTCCAGGGGCCACAGGGGTCCATGGGCTTTGGCCAGCCGTGACTGCCTCTCATGGGCTTTGGAGGTAGGCCTGTTATGATGTGAACGGTTCCATATGCCGTGGTGTTAGACCCAGATGAGGAGGTCCACTACCAACATCCTCCCATTGGACAGGTTGACTGAGGATGTCGATGAATAGACGATTACCCCAGCGGCTCCTTCTAGTGTTCTTTAGGGGATTCATTGATGTCTTGactaatatattatttatgctGTGGTTTATTCATTATTTAGGAATTGTGCTAGTATATAAAAGCAGGGAATTTATTCAAACTAACGGTATATGTTGTGTTGCATACTGAATAGGACAAATCTATTTAATGTCGAATTTAATAGTTTGGGATAGGTTTACCGATGGGGTCCGATCACAGAACGACATTATTCATCAGCGGTTGGTTCAGTTGTTAAGACCGTCATACCACAGCCTCTCCCTACCCCGTCGCCTTGTCTTCGTGAGAGTCGAAATCCCTTGATCAACCCATGGTGCTACCCAGACTTCTAACGTTGATCATCTTGGTTCGCTCCCCAACCAATctcttcgggggggggggctggaggaggaggcggggccgggGTAACTAACTACGACGGCTTCCGGGGGCCCGGTGGATCACTATTGTTCACCTTGTAGCGACCCAACAACAGGTAAAAGCCATCGTAAGGATCACCTCCGcgctccacctcacccaccgtCCACACAGAGGTCACTCCCAGGAGGAGAGGCGCCGCGTGATGTTCTCAACCCTGGTGTTGTGTCctcaggggcgattctaggtagtgtgggggccctaggcagaggattgttgaggggggggggggggggggggggggggggggggggggggggggtggagcaattgttgacggggggggggatttatttatttattaattttttttgctctagggggccccctagtagtggcccggggccccaaacAATTGCGGGGCCCCAGGCAGTTGCCTGCTAATGGGATGCGGCGCCTCTGTGTGTCCTCGCTGTCTGGCAGGATGGCCCGGGGCGACCCGCGCAACGTGGTGGAGTACCGGGACCTGGACGCACCCGAAGACCTAGAGTTTTTCTAATCCAATCGATCCCTTTTTCATTCAGTTGtcgttttgtgtgtttattcagtTAAACCTCCCCTCCAAATCATTTCATCAGTAAGACATGGAAATTATTCTAATCCACAGCTTTAAAGTTAAAAATTAAAAGACCATTAACACACTATTTATTTGTCATaaaagtgtgaatgtgtgtgtgtgtgtgtgtgtgtctgtgtgtgtgtgtgtgtgtgcgtgtgtgtgtgtgtgtgtgtgtgtgtttgtcacaaaCTATAAGACTTTATTGCAACGGTACCCATATTTTAATTCACATGTGTGAATTGTCATATATTCACATGGAAAATATGCACAGTGCATTGGAAACACGTAAACAATAGCGACCCAAATGGGCAACGACAATTTGTGCAGAGCTGCAGAATAATTAAAAATACATCGTTGATTGCACATATGTTTGCTGATGCCCGTTGTCATGAACCGAGAGACCAGACGCCTATGGAGACCTCTATTTTTACAGGGTAAATCCTGCACTTGATCAGAGCAGGGCTGTCATTGAAGTAGTCCCATGGTCGAGGCAGTGTGGAGAAAGTCTGTCTGGTTTACCCAATGCGAGTCCTCTAAATGATCTGCAGCTCGTGGCTTTCAGAGAGACCGCAGCTGACCTTATGCTCGTGGAACAGTTTGGAGAGCGACTCCATGTAAAGGTTGTGGTAGTGGTCCACTTCTTCCTCTGTAGGGACCAGAAGCTTCGGCACAGCGATGGGAGCTCCCACTGAAACGAGAGGGATAGAAATGTGGTTGATGGTTCCGGATCTTCAATCAGAGGCAGAACCCCCTGATGTTCCCTGATGGGAAATCCCCTTGGGTGAAAGTGTCCACCTAATGAATCGGCTAAAAGATCCAACAATGAATTGGGTTCTGGTAACGGGTGCTCAACTCACCCACAGACGTGATGGGGGTCCGGTAGGGAAGCAGGCCAAAGCGGTCCCCAAGAAACACACACGGGGCGAACCCTAACAGCCGTTTGAAGAGGTCCTGTAACCTCCGGCCCACGCTGCCCTCTGAGAAGATCACCTGGCGGAACAACTCGTTCTCCCCAAACGAGTACACAGGCACCAGGTCGGCCCTGAGGGCCAGCAGAGAGGGACTGGTTACACTGGGCGTCTCAGTTATTATGGGGGCTTCAATGTCTCAAGAAAGTCCTTGTGGGGCCCTCAAGAAAGTCTTTAATTTCTGTTGGAAGCTGTATAGTAACCACTTGATTTACAGTGCTCCTTTTTAAAACTACTGCAGACCCTAACAATACTAATACGTCAGTAAATTAATTAAGCCAAAAACCTTAAACATTTAAATTAACCTTGTATAAATTCATGTTAACATTAGTGGTTAAAAGGTCACTTCATAAGCTATCAACGCGCGGGGACATTAATTGATGAGTTCCAGGCCCACGGAGCACCAGACCAGGAggggtgtggtgtgtttggACCTCACCCGTGCTGCAGCGCCATCCTGACGAACCCTTTGCGACGCCTCATGACCACCGTGTTGACCCCGGGAGAGGAGGTCAGGGCCTCTTCAGCGCCCCCTATCACTATCGACAGCGCGATGCCTTTACCGCTCTTGGAAAGCACATGATTCAGACTCGCTCTGCTCACTGAAAGCAGGCCTGGTCAGAAGAACAAAAGTCATACACACATGTTTCGTTGCTATACCATCAGTGGTGTCTTCGTGAGGTACATGTACTGCATTTATCCAGTGCTTTTCAGCCCTGTGGCAAAAGCGCTTTACCTAAggtggtgtcaaccatgcaaggcaacagccagctcgtcgagaGCAGTTAGTGTTGgggggtcttgctcagggactcAACGTTTAGCTAGCAGAAGCCCGGGATACAACCATCTAACCCTCCCATTTTGGACCTCCTGAGCCACTGTTGCCCCGGGATACACCTTTAAATACTTGGTAGGACCCCCTCTATCATTCACTATTCATTTAGTTGTTTTTGTTGCTCGAATGTTAATCTATAATGCATACCATACCTAGATATTTTGATGTATAAACCTCACCTGCCCAGTGATTGGGTGATTTTCAGGTGTAACTCATAAACGGTTGATGTGGTGATGAATGGGGGATAGCAGTGACTGATGTCCTTTGTGAACTGCTTATGTGCATTTCATCACCACTGACTATGATATGATTAGCTCTCTGAACTGGAGTTTGTGTAAACACACCCTCCGCTACAATGTGGGTAAGTCCCTgaactctctgtccctgaagtCCCTGAACTGAAGTTTAAGTACCACATTTTTCACCAGGCTTGTAGGGTAATTGAGAATCAtgtcacagacagacggatagatatatctttacacacacacacacacacacacacacacacacacacacacacacacacacacacacacacacacacacacacacacacacacacacacacacacacacacacacacacacacacataaatacagtcATTGTTAAACTACATAACTTCTGTTCAACTGGCTGGCATGATTTTGTGGGGGTCAACCTTTAGCTTAGCAGAAGGCACAGCAGTCAACTCATGTCGTAAGCTTGTTGAAGCGCGTGTGGAAGAGAGCGCGTTTTCTGGTACAATACCTTGACTCATGAGGTACTCCCTAAAGAGCGGTATCTTGAAGAGTCCGGCGAGAGTGGCCAGGCTGGAGCGCATCCCGGGGAAGGCCTCGGCGAAACCACAGCTCTCGGTGTTGAAACACGTGTAGCCTCCTGCAGACATGATGCCGTGCGGGTGGATGCCCAAGATGTAGTTCTTCTTGGGGTCCAGCTCGGCTGTCTTCACCAGCTgaataacaatacaaaacatGTATTTAAGTCATCATCATATGAACCATTAACATAAGATGCTTCAATACAGACAAATATGGATGCCGAACTAAATGCCCAAAATTAAGATATATACTATTGGAATTCAAGCCCATTGTTAAGTTTTCCCTTGAATAGGGATTCCAGggaaattgtattattttttgtgttcgctatattctataatataatatattactgTACCAACATATATAATAATCATGAGATTACAGCCATGGTTACATATGTCAATGTGTCCATTAGCACTTATTGAAGAACACTCCCTGGTTTATGTGTTTACAATAGCAGTTGTGTCACCACGTCTTTAAATCAAGCTCCAAGTGTAGTCATCAAACAGCGAAAGATAAAGTCATTGCATCTGCATCAACATCATACCTTGATGGGAAAATAGTCTCGGAGGTGTCCCCATATCCGCCAGTTCCTCACGAACTCTGTTCttctgccccctagtggtaaCATCGTAGTAGTGAACACCTTTTAGATGCACCGTATTCTAAAGCCATTATGTGTACATGATTAGAAACAGCTTCACAACCTCTTTCCGGTGTATCCCAGTCCTTCACGAGCCACACGAAGTAGAGAGCAGAGAGTGGCCACAGAGAGGTGAACATGAGCGACACCACCAGGGTTAAACAAATCACTCCTGGATGTTGTTGATGAGGTCATCCATGATAAGGGACACAAGAGAAGTGGTACATGAAATTAAAAGATTTAGTGGGGCAAGTTTCTCAAATAGACTTTCCTATTAAACACTGATTTACTTTGTCATAAACTTAAAAAACATTGCCATAAACATTTTAGAGAAACTACAGGTTTGTGTAACTTAAACCTAACCTAAAAAGTGATTTTATATATTGCTTACCTAGAAGGATGAAGGTGAACTCAGATTGTGCAACACTGAATGCCTCCAGAAACAGTTTCCACTGAGTTTTTTCTTGCTTCATGATGGCAACCTGCAGGCCAGCACATAATAGTGTATCATGTTTAAGGTAAGTGGCGCAATTTATCTTAATGAAGATAACAGCTTTGATATGTCATCGTGCATCACTGAACTGGACTTTGGCTTAAACAAGGTCAAGATTAGAGGCTTCAACTAAAGTCTTCATCAAGTTAACACATTTAGCAAATTGTACGCAACTTCTCCTCTGAAACAGCTTGTGGATCATTAGAGATATTTTTGAAGAAGGATTGGTCTGTGGATATATATAATGGAGAACACCTTAAAGTCTAGGAATACtgtatataggcctacccaCAAAACCGAATACATCAGGCTATATATATTAATACTAAATTACGAATTATAAAACAATGACACATTCATAACCTTTCGATGACTGAGCAGTTCATACGACAAAACAACTTGGCATATTTTTTCTTTACCTTAGGAGATGTTGTCACGCTGGACAGTAGTTCACAAGTGCAGGCAGAGCACAATGATGTGTGCACTTTGACCAGATCAAATGAGCTCCTGATAACCGATCCGCTCCTCCTTCTTCGGCAGCAATCATCATTTAAATCATCATGACAAACGTTATGTTTACAAGGTCTCATTTTACGTCATTTTTCAAAGTAATATACAAAAATATCGATCATTTTATAAGTCCTCATCACCAAATGATCAGAGAAAAATGAAGTCATAAACCTGTGTGCCCTTCCGAGTTGCTTCCCTCAAGTAAAATGTGTCAGAAATGTACAATACTGTAAAGTAGGATAGCCTATTGTTCCTTTCACTGTTCAACTGTTACATATTAGGTATAACAGGTAGACATGTAGCCTACTAAATAATCTAATTTGGTTTTATAAAATCTGTATAAGTGATCTAAAGTAATAGGCTAtccattattataaaaaaaagttacaaaAAAAAGCATTCATCTGGTAGATTAGGTCGTGGTTAGATGATAGATCACAGTAGCCTACATCTGACAAGGAACAAGttgtaatgcaaattaaaaGCGCGGAATCACTAACCATGTTCTCCATGTGCCGGTGAACCCAGACCCGGCAGCGGGCTGGTCCTGCTCTCTGTTCGGTGAACCCAGACTCGGCAGCGGGCTGGTCCTGCTCTCTATCCGGTGAACCCAGACCCAGTAGCGGGCTGGTCCTGCTCTCAGTCCGGTGAACCCAGACCCGGCAGCGGGCTGGTCCTGCTCTCTTTCCGGGTTCCAGAGTAGGGGGCGTTTCTGTCTCCCACAGGCCATGTGCAGACCCAGTCATGTGACACAAGGGGGGAGAAAAATACACAGAAATGAGCGTGTAGCAATAACATTTTAGATTACAGGCTTCAAAACATTGCATTATAATTCtcagataaaaataaaatatatttattgaatTAAGCTTTGTCTCCCATCGACTTGTTTTGCATTTCCATCCGTGCCAAGGAGGTTCTACATAGAATACATCTAGCCAGTACAAAAACACGTACATTTCAACGCtgtaggtaggcctactatttTCCTTATCAGTgtccacaaaaacacaaaaaccacaTGATATTAAAGAGCATCGAGCAGTGCTGCTGTGACGTTTCGACGTGGTTTCATGTCGCTGCAGCGTCgagctgctctcctcctctcctcaacatGACAGCGTCCCGTCCTCTGGGCTTCTGCATGGTCTCTCCTCCTCGGGAAACTACACTATGAATATTTATATGAATGCAAATGCGAGGAGTGCTTCTGATTGGACATGTATAGCAATTTGTAGCGTGGCGCATACATCTCTGCTGGTTTGATTCAAGCCTAACCCCCGTGTTGAtggttttttttccctccaggGTTGAAGCCAAACGACGCGTCGTTATTTCCATCTAAACAAGAATGACGTTCACCTGAGCCTGGGTCTGTGTGGACGGGAACACTTTGTAACGTCGCAGCCAAGTGCACCATGGCTTCCGATAACATCTCGCACCGGCGGGCACACGGTTAGACTTCGTTTAACCACAGGACATGGAAGGGCTTTTATTCAACCAAGAAGCGCCAATCTGATGATTTTTGCCACATGGCACCGATTCGATGATCTCGTTTCACTTGACACGCATAGGAAAAAGGGATATTTCCTCCTGGTTTTCTCAACCCGGAGACAGCTGTGTCACCGACAGAGGCGCCCGGCGTGGTTTTGTTGTTGTCTGATTTTACCAGCAGGTGCGACTGGATCTCAGCGGAGTCTGCCTCTGCGCCAGCTGTAGGCTGCCCATCTACCGAGGTAGGCATCCCTCAAACCGCACTATTGAGCTGCAAAAAAACATCTTCAGTTATAAACTGTCGtgtgtaaaatatttttttatggaCGGGGTGTGACAAGAAAAGCGTGTTTTGAAttgcagtgcgtgtgtgtgagtcgttATAGGCCGTAGTAGCCTGCTGCCACAAGCAGATGGAACATAACGTTGACATTAACGTGTTATTGTCCACCAAAATGCAATAGGCTCCGATCCACCtacaattgtgtttgtgtgtgtgtgtgtgtgtgtgtgtgtgtgtgtgtgtgtgtgtgtgtgtgtgtgtgtgtgtgtgtgtgtgtgtgtgtgtgtgtgtgtgtgtgtgtgtagatgtgcgTTTATTAATATCGTATCTGCTTAAAAACCATGATTGGGAAGATATGTGGGCCATAGCCTACATCCAATGCCGAAGTTTGGTCGTGACAAGCCCTTATACATATTTCACTAACAACAAGCCCACATCCGTCAACTGGCATGTGATAAAATAGCATGCACGGAATATCCTATTATATCCAATGGTCAATAGCAAGTCACTACATCCTCAGCGATGGATACCTGCGTGTTGCACCGTTATAGTTCTTAGCCTCGAACACATCATTGGACAATATTTAATGCTTGAGTTTGTCATTAATACGAAGATGTGTAACCGCattcgtgtgtgtttttgtgtgtgtgtgtgtgtgtgtgtgtgtgtgtgtgtgtgtgtgtgtgtgtgtgtgtgtgtgtgtgtgtgtgtgtgtgtgtgtgtgagagagagagagagagagagagagagagagagagagagagagagagagagagagagagagagagagagagagagagagagagagagagagagagagagagagagagagagagagagagagagagagagagagagagagagagagagagagacttagggtgtatgtgtgtgtttggctgcttCTGCTGACGAGCAAAGCAAACAATCATTGATATATAAatagaaaaaagagagaaaccATGAAAATGCCAGACAACTGTCAATATGTGATGTGAAATGATGGGTTTAATGCGTTACGATGCGCGGTTGTAAATAAAGCACGTTACGCTGTGTTTTACGGGCGTGCCATTCACTCCACCACGGGTCTCTAGTACCCAGACTGATACCCCCCGCCataccccctcacccccctcatcccccgCAGCTGCTTCGATCGGTGCGCATAAACACCGATATCGCTCAAAATGCTTTTATAATCAACGCTGATTTAGGAGCGCTGCTCCCCTTGGTAGTTTTTTTGTCGGCTGCATTTATCTCACATAggctactatatatatatattggggaAGCTTAAAAGCGGCATTTCCAGAATTACAAATTGAATACTACTACGTGTTGAGACAAGAGCGCCACGCGTTTTGGTAATTACTATAGAACCATTAACAAGGTCGCGCCCGCCCGTTTATTCCTGCTGAGAACGGAAACAACCAGTGCTGTTTTAACTAGGGAAGAGCAACAGAGGGACTACAACTGCTTTCAAGTACTGCGATTAATAAACCATCATACTCACACTTAGTTAGTGCATTTCGGTGGGTTGAGGTTAGGACATGTGCCATGGAGGTCTGGTTTAAGAAGACACTTCTAAACCTGTAGATTTATTTGCAGAGGCACTGGCACCACCGCACATTAGTACAACACTAAATACTACCCATTTACACATGGGTCATCATAATGAACCAGCAAAACCAACTTATAGCTTGGAAAGCAAAGTCAAATTTAGTTTGCAACCCACACAACAAAATGTATAAGTCAGTACAGCAAAGGCCTACCAAGTAGTAAGCTATTGGAACTACATTATCTTTGTACAACTATGTCGAATATGTGATTTATTATGTTGGTTCCATATATTCCACAAATGTGATTTTAAAACAGTTGTAATTTGTTTTAGTATGTTCAACAGTCTTTTATTAATTCAAGGGTACAGGTATATTTGTATCTTCTAAAACTACTTACCTTCAGGTGTTGCTCACAGGAAGTCAGGCTATTCATCATATTATGATCAGAATACAAATAGCAGACTAAATCCTCTTGATGGTTGCAGGATAATAAATCAATAGCCGATCCAATTAAAGATCCATTGGAATGGAAACGGACTTGTTTTTCTCATCTTGTTTGAACTCATACCACAGACCTACTTATTCAGCATTATAAGCAGACAATGTTTAAATCCACCCTTGTTAGTGTCTACTTCCGATTGCTTTTGGATTCCATGTGTAAACCGTATAACTTCCTTTCACAACAATGATTCGAACAGCCTCTCAAACATTAACATGACACCTCTcaaaacatgtaacttcatatAGCATCCTGCAACAAGTGAACACACAGCCATGGCTCACCTGAATCGGCATTCCTGTCCATGTTCCATCCCTCCAGTGTGTTGGATGTGGCTAAATGAGCTGTTTCAACTGTTATAGCGTATTCATCTTCAGCTGAAAGTGAGAGTGGGCCAGTCCGAAGGCCAGAGTCTTCCACCCTGTAACTTTCAATTCTGCAAAGGTCATCTTTTAAGTCTATGTTCAAAACCTACAGTATATGTACAGTATCTTGTACGTCATGTAAATGGTGAGGGGCGACGGGCTGTTTTTCTTGGCGGGGTGTATGTATGGGATGTATTGTGGTGCAGGCTGAAGCAGACCTCTGACAGTCATCAGCTGCTcgctgtggttgtgtgtgttgctgttagGGGGGGGTGCCCTTAGGACTCAGCTCTTCATTTATGGTAATGTCACTTCAGGATTGTTTTTTTCTCCAGCATTTGTTGTGTATTCCCCAAACTGCCTGACGTGGTGAGTAAAATCATGTTCTTTGTTTCTTCTGAATCATTTACAGCTAACCACTCTCAGTAGTAAATAATCGTGGGCAatggcatgtgtttgtgcgtgtgtgtttgtgtgtgtgtgtgtgtgtgtgtgtgtgtgttgagcggGATATCCCATGGTGGTTCATCTCCCTTTTAAACAACGATTCAAAGTTATTGGCATGACTGTCCCCTAGGAACAACATGCTAAATGTGTAATGACTGCCATCTCTGGAAGACAAACACAAGATAGAGACATTtgatatattgtaataataGCATGCACAATTACACACATTTACAGTTGTCCTCAACGTCAGTTTTTTGATATTGGCAGTGGCCATCTTGGAGGGGTCGAAGTGTCTAAGGTGTAGAGAAGCCAAGCGAGACGAGATCTGAACTCATGTATTAACAACAGGGCATTTTGTTGCCAGGTTTGCGAGCTGCCAGAGAGGAGCATGAAACTTTTAAGATGCACATTCAGATACGCGTCAATGGAACTATGCGCTTTTATCCTTAATTTAAAATGACTTTGAATTATGCATAAATTTGTCTCTAGTCATGATCCATGCGTAATCCATACATAACTTAGATTAGTTGGAAGGAGCCGGTTGTTCATTTGGTAAAATGTATTGGAGATGTTCCCGTAGAAACATGTGAGACTCTGTTCTGTAGAATACTGTTGAACACACCTGTGGAACTAATCATCAAGGGAAAGATGTGCTCAGTTCATCTCCCCGGTAGCAATGCTTACACCTCTCTCCTCATATTCATGCCACAGACCCCCCTGTGGTGACTTGCGATCACTGCAGGTTGTTTGCAgcctttttaaaaatggctgacTCTTCCttatttacaaaaaataaaatgtgaataaaatgtGTTGGGTTTTGCATTCATTAATCCAACCTGTTCATGTTTCATGATCAACTGATCAAGAACGtatcgattattattatttatttttttctgtgtggGTGGGAATACTCCACTCAGTCCACACACTTTGAAAGAGGAACGAGAATCAAAATACCCATTGATTGATTATAGATTAACCTTTTTTTCGGTCAGTTGAACTGATGAATACTTAATACGAAAAAAGTAAGtagaaggaagaaaaaaagctCTTCACATGAGGCATGACT contains:
- the LOC130385185 gene encoding diacylglycerol O-acyltransferase 2-like — its product is MKQEKTQWKLFLEAFSVAQSEFTFILLGVICLTLVVSLMFTSLWPLSALYFVWLVKDWDTPERGGRRTEFVRNWRIWGHLRDYFPIKLVKTAELDPKKNYILGIHPHGIMSAGGYTCFNTESCGFAEAFPGMRSSLATLAGLFKIPLFREYLMSQGLLSVSRASLNHVLSKSGKGIALSIVIGGAEEALTSSPGVNTVVMRRRKGFVRMALQHGADLVPVYSFGENELFRQVIFSEGSVGRRLQDLFKRLLGFAPCVFLGDRFGLLPYRTPITSVVGAPIAVPKLLVPTEEEVDHYHNLYMESLSKLFHEHKVSCGLSESHELQII